In Cryptomeria japonica chromosome 10, Sugi_1.0, whole genome shotgun sequence, a genomic segment contains:
- the LOC131031007 gene encoding 14-3-3-like protein B, which translates to MPCLLPISSQTLLIEEEKEAEKGNDVNVKRIKEYHHKVEDEFCRICNDILTIIDEHLIPSSGSGESIVFYYKMKEDYYRYIAKFKSVNERKEAANQSLKAYHATSNPTTIDLPPTHPIKLGLSLNFSVFYYEILNSPERAFHLAKLAFDEAIEELDTLSEESYKDNTLIMQLLRDNLTLWTSDL; encoded by the coding sequence ATGCCTTGCTTGCTTCCGATCTCCTCACAAACCCTCCTTattgaagaagaaaaagaggcgGAAAAGGGCAATGATGTTAATGTTAAACGCATTAAGGAATACCATCACAAAGTTGAGGATGAGTTTTGCAGGATTTGCAATGACATTCTCACAATCATTGATGAGCATCTTATCCCATCTTCTGGCAGTGGAGAGTCCATAGTCTTCTACTACAAGATGAAGGAAGATTATTATCGTTATATTGCAAAGTTCAAGTCTGTAAATGAAAGGAAAGAAGCTGCAAATCAATCTCTCAAAGCTTATCACGCAACTTCAAATCCAACAACAATTGACCTTCCTCCTACCCATCCTATCAAACTTGGTCTGTCATTGAATTTCTCAGTGTTCTACTATGAAATTCTAAATTCTCCTGAGAGAGCCTTCCATTTGGCCAAACTAGCATTTGATGAAGCAATTGAAGAGCTTGACACTCTTAGTGAAGAGTCCTACAAAGACAACACATTAATCATGCAACTACTGAGGGATAATCTTACTCTCTGGACATCTGATTTATAG